Below is a window of Gimesia chilikensis DNA.
CCGAATGCCGGCCTGGCCACACTGGTCGATGAGGTCGGGAATCGTGACTGCGGGGGTACAGATCACAGCCAGATCGACTTTGCCCGGCAGGTCGGCGACCTGTGCGTAACAGGTGTGGTCCCCCAGCCGCTCGTGCTTGGGATTGACGGGATAAACGGGTCCCTCGAAACCGCCTGCCAGCAGATTATGGAAGACGGTATTTCCGACACTCAGCGGTCGTTGACTCGCGCCGATGACGGTAACCGAACGGGGATGAAAGATTTTATCGAGATTGCGAATGGGCATGGTTGGGCCTTTGTCGTGCTCCTCTTGACTGCGGCTTCAGTTTGAGACCAGCTCCAGTAGATGATGTTCAATACACTCTGCCAGTGCCTGGGGATTGTAGCCCCCTTCGAGCAGGCTGACGACACGCTGTTCAGCATGAACGTCGGCCAGATCGAGCACCACCCGGGTCAGTCGCGCGAAGTCTTCGCTTTCCAGCCCCAGTGATCCCACCGGGTCATCCTTGTGTGCATCAAAGCCGGCACTGATCAGAATCAGCTGAGGTCTGATTTTTTCAGCCAGTCGTTCTGCGGCAGCAGTGAACTGGCTGAGATAGTCTTCACGCGAGATACCATATTCTAACGGAAGGTTGACGGTGGTTCCAAGGCCGGCTCCCGCGCCGGTTTCGTCTGCAAAACCTGACTTCACACAGAACGAAGAACGATGCACGGAGAGAAAACCGACCTGCCCGTCTTCCCAGAAGAGTTCCTGGGTGCCATCACCGTGATGCACGTCCCAGTCGATGATCATGACCCGTTCCAGGCCGAACTCGTCGATGGCCAGCCGCGCCGCGATGGCTACGTTATTAAAGAGGCAAAACCCCATGGCCTGCTCGCGTGACGCGTGATGTCCGGGGGGACGAATCAGGCAGAAGGCCCGGTCGGAGTGCCCCTTAAGCACCTGCTCGACGGCATCACAGGCGGCACCTGCGGCCATGCGGGCGACCTCCCAGGATGCAGGGCAGACGGTGGTATCGGGGCTGATATAACCGCCTCCCTGTTCACAGAAATTTCGCACATACTTCACATAGTGATCCGAATGCACGCGTTCCAGTCGAGCCTCACTAACCTCGCTGAAGGAACGCTGGCGACAGTGTGCGTGGAGTGCAACCTGGGTCGCCCGGCGGACAGCAGGTACGATCCGCGCCGGATTTTCCGGGAGACCGCCTGTTTCATGTTTGAGAAAGATGGGATCCGAATAGAGTAGTGCCATGGTTTCTTCCGCAGGTAAACGCTCCGCGGCGCCAGTCGCGTCGCTGTTGATAAAGTAAGCATACCCGATTCAATGAGTGGACGGAATCGACTGAGGACTGGTCTCGTCTGGAGTCTTAAGATTCTTTCTAAAGTCCTCGTTTCTGCCGGTATGGATTGGTAGAATTGAGGACTCATCACGTCAAAGCTGGCCTGTTGTCTTGTGCTCACTGGAAAGGTCTCCCATGGTTCGTTTTCTGTCCGCGCTGTTATTGCTGGTCGTAATTGGCCTGCCCGCTGTGTCTGCTGCCGAGCAGCGTCCGAATGTCGTGCTGTTCCTGGTGGATGATATGGGCTGGATGGACAGCGAGCCTTATGGTTCGAAGTTCTACGAAACGCCGAATATGACACGGCTGTCTCAGCAGTCGATGCGGTTTACGAATGCCTATGCGGTTCCCCTCTGTTCGCCGACGCGGGCATCAATCCTGACGGGACAGTATTCGTCCCGGCACGGGATCACCAGCGCCAGCGGCCATCAGCCACCGCGTCCTGCCGATTTCGAGTATCTACCCAGGACGGCGAAGCCGAATCAGAAACTACGAATGCCGATCAGCAAGAATTACCTCGATCTGGAACAATACACGCTGGCAGAGGCGCTGCGGGATGCCGGTTATCGGACGGGGCACTTCGGGAAATGGCATCTGGGGCTGACGGCGGCGCACCGCCCGGACAAACAGGGATTTGAAACCGTCTGGCATTGTGCTCCCGATCCGGGGCCGCCCAGCTATTTTTCGCCGTATGGCGTGTTCCCGGATGGAAAGCCGACGGGGCAACATCATGTGGGGAACATTACCGACGGGCCTGAGGGGGAACACATAACCGACCGACTGACTGATGAAGCGCTGAAGTTCATTGACGCCCACCAGGATGAGCCGTTCTATTTGAATCTCTGGCATTACTCGGTGCACGGTCCGTGGCAGCATAAAGAAGCTTATACGGCTGAGTTCGCGAAGAAGCAGGATCCACGCGGGGAGCAGAAGAATCCCGTGATGGCTTCCATGCTGCGGAACGTGGATGAGAGCCTGGGACGGATTCTGGACAAGCTGGACCAGCTCAAACTGTCTGAAAATACTCTGTTCATCTTCTATTCTGATAATGGCGGAAACGCACACAGCTGGAGCAGCGAAGACCCCAAGATTCAGAAGATCAATGAAAAGCATCCCAAGTATGCAACGATCAAGAGCTATCGCAAGTGGGCGGGTGGCGAACCGCCGACGAATAATGCCCCTCTGCGGGAAGGGAAAGGCCGGATCTACGAAGGGGGACAGCGGGTCCCCCTGATGATTCGCTGGCCGGGACACATTCAACCGGGGAGTATCAGTGACGCGATTGTCGGACCGATCGATGTGTACCCCACGATTCTGGATGCCGTGAAAGTGAAACGGAACCCTGAGCAGATTATCGATGGTGAGTCGATCCTGCCGGTGCTGGAGCAGAAAGGCGAGATGCAGCGGACCGCCTGGTTCACCTGGTTTCCACACCTGATCCCAGCGGTGTCGGTCCGCCAGGGAGACTGGAAACTGATCCGCCGGTTTGAGCCCCACCCGAAATATCCCGAAGTCCGCGAACTATATAATCTGAAAGCGGACATCGGCGAGTCACAGAATCTGGCGGCGACGCATCCCGATAAAGTCAAAGCACTCGATGCGCTGATTGATGAGTTCGTTAAAGAGACCGGCGCGCTGTATCCGCAGCCCAACCCGGCGTACAATCCCCGCACTACAGGAGGGGCACCTCAGCGTGGCCCCCTGCACGGGCTGGTTCCGAAGTTTTCCAAACTGACACTGGTTGAGGGGGGCGTCCAGATGGAAGCCGACGGCCGGTCTCCGTTCCTGGGAACAGCCCAGGTTAAACATCGCGGACCGGTGACACTCAAGTTGCGTGTTAAAAGTCCGCAAGGTGGGACCGGAAAGGTTGTCTGGAAGACAGCTGCGCAGGAGGGCTTCCCTAAGTCAGGTCAAACCGTGGAATTCGTGTGCAAGGCCAGTCCGAACTGGCAGGAAGTCGAAGTCGTGCTGCCTGTGGAAGGCATGAGTGGCATTTTCCGTCTGTACCTGCCGGTCTCTGAGGGACCGCTGGAGATTGGATCGATTGAATTTCGTTCGTCCAAGACGAACCGCCCGGTGCGGGTGTGGGATTTCAGCAAGGGGAACGGTTGAACGGAATCCGGCCAGGTATAACGGCCAGATCCAGCGATACAGAAGCCATTCTCAGTTGGTCACAATCAGAGGCCGCATGCGCTGGAAAAGGGCTTCAAATGCTGCCTGGTCTGGTGTGGCGAAAGGACAGAGTCGGGTGGTGTTGCGGAGGATTTCGAAGATATCTGCTACGAGTTCCTCATCGCCGCCACGCAGAGTGCAGCCGGCCAGTACCTGAAAGTAGCCGTCACTGTTTTCGATTTCCTCAAAGTATTGCGCGGGCCGGTCGTCGGTAATGATGACCAGGATCGACTCATGAATCGGATGCTCTAACTTCACCGCCTGAAATGCTTCCAGTAAAGGCAGGAAGTCAGGGCGAATCCGTCTCATCGCTTTCGAAAATGCGCGATTGCGGGCAGCACTACTGAATCTCAGCTGCATGGCCAGTCCTTGAAATGGCTTCATACAAATTACGTCTCCTGTGATTTAAGCGTGCGAAGATCCTGCTTCGAGCTGATTAACGGCCCTCTTCGGCCAGACAACGGGTGCACTTATGGAGCAGGCGGACCGCCAGGAACGTCATACCCGTTAATGCTAACAGCCAGGGCCAGAAGGATTCCAGTGCGACCTGCCCTTCGACGTGCCAGTGTTCCAGCAGTTCGAGAGTGACGAAGACGAGCATCGCTCCCACAAAGGTCAGATACTCGCGGCGGATCATCGTACGAACCGAGAACCGGAGTTCCGGCTTCTTCCATTTGCGGAGCTGGGGAATGAAGGCCGGTGTCTGCGCGGCCCAGGTGCAGAATTCATCGCCGAATTTTTCACGCAGGAAGGATTCTTCCGTCATCATGATCCGTTCGTAATACAGCCAGAATGCCATACAGAACACAGCGATCAGCCAGCCATCGTGGTAAAACATGGCCCAGCCAAGGGCGACCAGAAAGTTCCCCAGGTAGAGGGGATGTCGGCAGACGGAATAAATGCCCGTAGTATTCAGGCTGTCGGCCACCTGTTTCTTTGTGTTACGTCCGGACGTTCCGCCGGGGACAAAACCGGCCACCAGCACGCGGACTGTCAGTCCCAGCAGTGTGACTGCGATGCAGAACAGTTCCCAGAATTCCTGAACATCGTGCCTGCCCCAGGGGCGTTCGAAGTTGGACGCCGCGAAGATCAGCGGGAGCAGCAGAACTGCGGGCAGGTAGCTCCGCCAGCGAAACAGCCATTGCCCACTCGTCTCAAAATGATTCTTCAGTTCCATGATCGTATTCCTGCTCCGTGATGTGTCTGGTTTCGTTTTTTGACGTGATAGAGGCTGCCTGCCGGGAACTCCGAAGGCTTTAGTAGTTCAATGCGGCGATTTGTACTAAGACTCTAGTATTTAGTCAAGAGGTGATCTGGAAAAGAATTAGACGTATTTCTGAGGCCGGCAACCGTGGGATTTTTTATAAAGAGATATCGAACAAAGCCAACATTCTGATTTCGGCTCAATCAGTCTGAGATAGCCGCAAAATGCTCGATCAACAATGGATACGAATCACAACCAGAATCTGGTTTTCCTGCGAGTCCAGCAGTTCGTGCCAGCCGACGTGTTCCGGTTTCTGTCTGGAGGCGGTGTAGAGATCATGAAACTGCCTGTCGGGAGTGATCACCCCTGCCGCCAAATCGGGGTCCGGGAATTCTGAGGGATAGTAAACGCAGTCCCACCAGGAATGAACTTCTTGCCTCGTCTGTGGATTCCAGTAGTACCAGTAATCCCAATAGTGCCAGGCCCCCTGCTGTTCCATATGTTCCTGACGGCGCCAGGGTTCCAGTAGAGACTCAAGCATGAGGTTTATCTCCGGCGTCTCTTCCGGAATCACTAAATAAATCGTGGCATGCATTTCAATTGACCTACCGGAGCCTCTTTCCCCATTCCAGTTGGCTGCTTTAGTGTGGATTTCTGATCGACTGTAAGACCTCTTCACTGGAGAGATCCTGGTGCCACCAGTGTCGACACTGCGCACCACAGAATTCCCGGCGACGCTGATCCGCAATTTTGAATAAAGCGATCATCAAACGAAAGAGCTTGAGATACTCGTTTGATGGAAGCTGAAGTGCTTTCGCGCTGGCTTCCCGTAGTTTACCACGCTGTAACATGACACAAGGTGTAAAAGTCGATTTCAGGCCAGCATGTTCAATGGCTGGCAAGACGTCTGCTGTTGTGGGTCCCGCCTGCTGGCAGATAAAATTTAACTGATAGAGAACGGACTTTTGCTCTGCCGCCTCCAGAGCGGCGAACCACGCCTGGCCCGCGGCGTCTGGAATGACTCCCTGGCGTATCTGGTTGAGCTTGATCTCAATCTCGCGCGTGCTCATAACTGCTCTGTGTTGTACTTCACGATAATTCGAGTTGCATTCATATTCGTCAGACTTGCATCATCAATCCTGTCCCTGGAACGACACATCTGTCGAGTCAATCCTCAACCTCCCTGGTATGTTGTCAGAGGATTCGTCCGTAAGGACGATCCTCCGGCAGCACTCCAGCCAGAAGTAAGCCAAAATATTGTTCCATCATTCTGCAGTGCGCTAAGAGAAAATCAGTCTGATCACTATAAGGTGCTTCTCCTTCCACCTCATACGGATATCCATAGAGAAGAGAAGCCGTCTGTTTGGCAATCAGCGGTTCCGGCTGATCTGCCTTCAGAAAGGCAACCATTGTCTGTTCAATCTCGGTAAATAATTCTTCCTGGATCACTGCGGACGTTTTCAAGATGCGTACATTGTCGCAAATGAGTTGACACAGCTTTTCCTCAATTCCTTCTCGATCTACCAAAATGATTACCTCCACTCACCAACTATCGACACCTCTACCACCGTGATTCTTACTCATTTCCAACATACCATCGTGGGTCGATGGGTGACACCTAATCGCAGAAAACCATGATTCCTGTTCCCTGATTCAAAGCATCGCGGAATATCCGCTCCAGAGCAAAGACAGGCGAGTTGCGATTAAAGTTCGGAATATCGAATCCTGGTACAAGAGTGGGAAGTGATTCCTGTATCAGTTTCAAAGTACGTTCCACCTGAAAAGTATCGAGGCGCGAATCTTCGAAGAAGGGCAGACTGATCCCCTGCTCTTCCAAAATTGTCCACAGCGCAGCAAGTGACTTCCACTCATGGAGAGACAGAGCCCCCAGTGCCGTTTCCTTCGGAAATTCCCACGGTTCGTCTGCATCAGCAATCAGGTAAAAATCCAGCATTATCAACGCTCCTGCCTGTGATCGTTTATCCCCGAACTCATCCATTGCACTAATCGCGTTGATCATCCAGTAAATCAATTATGGTTTCGATGATGTTCCGTTGCCCTGTATCCCAGCAGTCCGCAGCGGTATTCCCCCACTGATCTTTCCAGGCCGGGTCAATCAACTGAAATGCATAGTCTTGTGCTCTTTTACCAAATGAATCAACAGCCGCTTTATTTACCCCGTGTTGGAGTAAGAAGCGTACCATATGCAGGATCGCTTCGGGATGGCTGTGATCGCCATAGTCATCAGGCATGACAGCAAACATGAGCGGCGTGAGCCCTTTCGGATTCACAGTATTGACATCCACACCCGCGTTCAGGATCGCGCGGGTATTTTCGATACTGTAACGATGGTTGACAGCCTGTATCAGGTCATTGAGGGTATACTCTGGCATATAATTATCTCGGGAGAGTCCAATTTAAAATATATTTTTTGAATGCGATTCTAACTCGAATGACCTTTTTCAGAAGTATTTGTTGTAAAGCTATTCGACCTGTGGATCGTGTTTGATACCTGTTGACAGACGTCATGTCTGTCAGCTTGATGAAAACCGAAATGGACTCATTCTTCTGACAACCACTCCTGGTATCCGGATTGATTCAGAATCTCACGCAGTCTGCTTGCTGTGGTATCTGATGCCAGATCGACGGACATTGCCCGATCGACCAGGGGAAGAAAATCAACGGCCGGCCGGTTCTGCCATTCCGCTGCGACTTGAGTTATCGTTCGTATTGACATCTCGCCTTCCTGATACAACAGGGCGAACAATGAGACCAGATCGCCTTCGTCAATCCCGTTAGGGAAACTGCGTTTCAGTAAACGATACGTTGAATCTAATTCTGAGGGCAACATTGTGAAATCACCTGTTTCAGGCTTCGATCAATCCCTGCTGAATACCGAGATCTAACGACTCCAGCATTCGCTTCTCACTATATGACAGCTGATAAAAACAGAGATGTTGATCGACATTTGAGGCTGTCATCAGAAGTTGTTCGCCTCTCGTAAAAACCAGTTCCTCTGTTGGCACAAACTCGTTGTCTGGGCATAACTCAGACAGACTCACTTGCTGCAGCAGGGTCTGCATTCTCTGGTTCCAGGCAAATAATAAGACCTGCTCCTGATAGTTTTCAATGTCCCGTACCGCGGCAGAAATACAATACGGTCGATATTGAATCGTTCCAGCAGGCACCAGGGAGACTCCTTCGAGGAGACCATATTTCTCAATATCAACCAGTCTTGAGAGCCCTTTAAAACCAACGGCATCGCCGGGATGGAAATACTCAGACAACAGTTTGCGCCAGAGGTCATCAGGAATCATGTCCCAGGTCTGGTTCAGCAGGTGAAAATTGTAGAAGAGATTATATCGCATCGGGTTGTTTTCATCAGCGCAATACTGTCAGCTGTTTCCAGATCACCATTGTGGACCTTTCCAGGGTGGCCAGAGTTCGCGGGGTTGCGATTGAATCGCTTTGATCGGCCCCCAACGTTGATCTACCTGCTGAAACATTTCGATTATCGCCGACATATTCTCGGATCCAATCAAATGCGAAGTGGTTGTGGTTTGCAACTGCAGGTAGGGCGCGTTCCAATCCAGCAGCACGGTGAATTCTTCTTCAGGGAGTTGAGTGACTGCACGCACAATCCCGGTGAGAAGCGCAGACAGTTCCGTTTCGATTTCCTTATTTATTTCTGGAGGTCCGGCCAGTTCAATGTTCCAGGCAGCAATCCACCTGCGTTCTGATTCTTCTCTGACCTGCGGCCAGTTTCGGTAAACCAGTTCGATATCGTCGTAGGACGCATTCATTTGCTAACCTGTTTCAGGCCGGAGTACTTAAACGCATCTTGAGCATATGATTTCAGTCAGTACCAGCATAACGTTTTTCAGCCTGGGGTGTAATATTATTCATAAAAAGAGATTGCCGGGGATTCTAATACGGAACTCGTATTTTTCACGGTCTCGACCGTGATAAGCTGCAACGATGCACAGAACAAACTGTCCTGCGTATCAGGAATGCCTGGTGGCCAGCAGTGTATAGAGGGCGGGGACCATGAACAGCGTGAAGAATGTTCCGATCGCCATACCGACGCCGAGTGTGAAGCTGATGGCGAACCGGCTGGCGGCGCCGGGGCCGCCGGAAGCGATCAGTAATGGAATTAGACCGACGAGGGTGCAGATAGTCGTCATCAGGATAGAACGGAAACGGAGGGATGCCGCCTTGAGGATTGCGTCGTGACGGTCGAGACCATCTTCTTTCTGAATCTCATTGGCGAACTCTACGAGCAGAATGCCGTGACGGATGATGGAACCGATGAGCGCCAGTAGCCCGATCTGGGTATAGATGTTAACGCTGTTCACTCCCAGCGCGAGGAAGAGCATGGCCCCGGCGAGCGACATGGGAATACTGACAAACATGATCGCCGGATCACGGAAACTTTCATACTGGGCGGAAAGCGTCAGGTACATCAGCAACACCGCGAGTGCAAAGGCGACCATCAGGGCGGTGTTTTCTGTGACATACTGCCGGGACTGGCCTTTCCAATCGGTCACGACGTTGCGATCCACGGAATCGGCAACGGTCTTGCGGAGAAAGGCTATCACCCGATCAAAAGAGACTCCCGGGGCGGGAACGCCGGACAGCGTGGCTGCGTTGAGCTGGTTGAAGCGTTTCAACTGGCGAGGCTGAATATCATCTTCGAGTGAGACGAAGAGCGACAGTGGTACGAGTTCCCCATCGCGGGTTGCGACGCGGTAGTCGAGCAGCTGTTCGGCCTGCAGTCGATGTTCGCGTCCGACCTGGGGAATCACGCGGTAGCTGCGTCCATCGTAACTGAAATAATTAACATAGCCGGCGCTGAGCATTGTGGAGAGATCGCCGCCCAGATCACCGATATTCACGCCGAGTGCGGCTGCTTTATCGCGGTCGACGGATATCCGCTGTTCCAGTTTGTCGTACTTGAGGTCAGATTGAATGTAGGTAAACAGTCCGCTCTCACGGGCTTTCTGCAGAATGTCCTGTGTGACTTCATGGATCACGCGCGGGTCCTCCAGTGAGCTGATTACAAACTGCACCGGTGCGCCTTCCCCAGCCCCGGGAAGCGTGGGCGGCGCGATGACAACAGAATCCAGCCCTGCGACCTCTGAGGCGACGCTCTGAAGCTGACGTTGCAACTGCATCTGCGTGGGTTGACGTTTTTCCCAGTCCTTGAGAATCACACCGCCGAAAGCTGAACTACCCGATCCACCTGAATCGCTGCGGCCCCCATTCAGGGAGAAAAAATACTGCACTCCTTCCACGGGGCGGACATTGTCTGCAAGTACCCCGGTCCAGCGTTCGAGATGATCCAGTGATGTATTGGGATCAGCCTGGGCGGAGACGATCAGAAATCCTTCGTCTTCAGGAGGCGACAGTTCTTTGGCTGCTGCGGAATAGAGGAAATAAAGACTGCCGAGGATTAACACGCCGACAGTAAGAACGGACCAGCGGAGCCCCAAGGCAGTCCGCAGTGCAGACGCATACCCTTTTGAAAGCAGGTGGAAACCGCGATCGACCTTATCGGCCAGCCAGCGTTTCTGCATGTCGGCCTTTAGCAGAGTCGCACACATCATGGGTGAGACGGAGAGTGCGAGAATTCCCGAAATGAGCGTCGCCCCGGCGATCGTGTAGGCGAACTCGGTAAACAGACTGCCGGTGAGCCCTCCCATCAGTCCCACCGGGGCAAAGACGGCGACCACGACAATATTCATCGCCACTATCGAGCCGGCCAGTTCGCGGATGGTT
It encodes the following:
- a CDS encoding histone deacetylase family protein, whose amino-acid sequence is MALLYSDPIFLKHETGGLPENPARIVPAVRRATQVALHAHCRQRSFSEVSEARLERVHSDHYVKYVRNFCEQGGGYISPDTTVCPASWEVARMAAGAACDAVEQVLKGHSDRAFCLIRPPGHHASREQAMGFCLFNNVAIAARLAIDEFGLERVMIIDWDVHHGDGTQELFWEDGQVGFLSVHRSSFCVKSGFADETGAGAGLGTTVNLPLEYGISREDYLSQFTAAAERLAEKIRPQLILISAGFDAHKDDPVGSLGLESEDFARLTRVVLDLADVHAEQRVVSLLEGGYNPQALAECIEHHLLELVSN
- a CDS encoding sulfatase, with protein sequence MVRFLSALLLLVVIGLPAVSAAEQRPNVVLFLVDDMGWMDSEPYGSKFYETPNMTRLSQQSMRFTNAYAVPLCSPTRASILTGQYSSRHGITSASGHQPPRPADFEYLPRTAKPNQKLRMPISKNYLDLEQYTLAEALRDAGYRTGHFGKWHLGLTAAHRPDKQGFETVWHCAPDPGPPSYFSPYGVFPDGKPTGQHHVGNITDGPEGEHITDRLTDEALKFIDAHQDEPFYLNLWHYSVHGPWQHKEAYTAEFAKKQDPRGEQKNPVMASMLRNVDESLGRILDKLDQLKLSENTLFIFYSDNGGNAHSWSSEDPKIQKINEKHPKYATIKSYRKWAGGEPPTNNAPLREGKGRIYEGGQRVPLMIRWPGHIQPGSISDAIVGPIDVYPTILDAVKVKRNPEQIIDGESILPVLEQKGEMQRTAWFTWFPHLIPAVSVRQGDWKLIRRFEPHPKYPEVRELYNLKADIGESQNLAATHPDKVKALDALIDEFVKETGALYPQPNPAYNPRTTGGAPQRGPLHGLVPKFSKLTLVEGGVQMEADGRSPFLGTAQVKHRGPVTLKLRVKSPQGGTGKVVWKTAAQEGFPKSGQTVEFVCKASPNWQEVEVVLPVEGMSGIFRLYLPVSEGPLEIGSIEFRSSKTNRPVRVWDFSKGNG
- a CDS encoding DUF5958 family protein; this translates as MSTREIEIKLNQIRQGVIPDAAGQAWFAALEAAEQKSVLYQLNFICQQAGPTTADVLPAIEHAGLKSTFTPCVMLQRGKLREASAKALQLPSNEYLKLFRLMIALFKIADQRRREFCGAQCRHWWHQDLSSEEVLQSIRNPH
- a CDS encoding ankyrin repeat domain-containing protein → MPEYTLNDLIQAVNHRYSIENTRAILNAGVDVNTVNPKGLTPLMFAVMPDDYGDHSHPEAILHMVRFLLQHGVNKAAVDSFGKRAQDYAFQLIDPAWKDQWGNTAADCWDTGQRNIIETIIDLLDDQRD
- a CDS encoding efflux RND transporter permease subunit, whose amino-acid sequence is MNLLDRFIERPVLATVTGLVILLLGVQAMTALTVREYPETTSSTIRIVTPYIGANAELVQGFITTPLEQTISTAEGIDYLESSSSLGISTITARLELGYDPNAAVAEILTKIQQVRNRLPQGSENSIVTISRGNNQAAMYLAFYSDVLKSSEITDYLNRAVRPRLETVSGVQQANVIGAQNIAMRLWLNPDRMAALKVTPVEVYQAIADSNFLSAVGETKGTITSIPLKADTNLQTVESFENLVIREQGDTIIRLRDVAQVELGAESYDSSIIFEGQNVAFIGVQVAPEANLLDTIAGVRKLIPEVRAQLPAGLEGIVVYDSTEAVQDSIDEVISSLVEALLIVTVVIYLFLGSFRSALVPGVAMPLAIVGAFFLMQMLGYSINLLTLLALILAIGTVVDDGIVMVENASRHLENGATPEEAARRTIRELAGSIVAMNIVVVAVFAPVGLMGGLTGSLFTEFAYTIAGATLISGILALSVSPMMCATLLKADMQKRWLADKVDRGFHLLSKGYASALRTALGLRWSVLTVGVLILGSLYFLYSAAAKELSPPEDEGFLIVSAQADPNTSLDHLERWTGVLADNVRPVEGVQYFFSLNGGRSDSGGSGSSAFGGVILKDWEKRQPTQMQLQRQLQSVASEVAGLDSVVIAPPTLPGAGEGAPVQFVISSLEDPRVIHEVTQDILQKARESGLFTYIQSDLKYDKLEQRISVDRDKAAALGVNIGDLGGDLSTMLSAGYVNYFSYDGRSYRVIPQVGREHRLQAEQLLDYRVATRDGELVPLSLFVSLEDDIQPRQLKRFNQLNAATLSGVPAPGVSFDRVIAFLRKTVADSVDRNVVTDWKGQSRQYVTENTALMVAFALAVLLMYLTLSAQYESFRDPAIMFVSIPMSLAGAMLFLALGVNSVNIYTQIGLLALIGSIIRHGILLVEFANEIQKEDGLDRHDAILKAASLRFRSILMTTICTLVGLIPLLIASGGPGAASRFAISFTLGVGMAIGTFFTLFMVPALYTLLATRHS